The DNA window ACAGCCGCGTCAGGCATGGCGCCACGGATTTTAAAGCAGGAAGCAATAGCTAACAATCTGGCCAATGTCAACACTCCCGGGTACAAGCGTGAATCGGTCTTTCTTCAGCAGTTGACCGCCGCGCAGGCCAGGGCCCGCAAAACCGAATTCGAATGGCAGATACCCATGGTAGACCAAATTTACACTGACTATTCCAGGGGCTCCCTGGAGCATACCGGTAACCCGCTCAATGTCGCCATAGACGGCGACGGTTTCTTTGTGGTACAGACTCCCGAAGGTGAGGCGTACACCCGTAGCGGCAGTTTCCATGTCGACTCTGAGGGACGCCTGGTGACAGCCGACAACCTCCCGGTTTTATGCGATGCGGGTGAGATCGTTGTCAGCGACGAAAACCGCGATGTGAAGATCGCGATCGATGGCAATATCACTATCGGCGACCAGGAACTGGGACGACTCCGGGTTGCTGATTTCGAAAAACCGTACAAACTTGAAAAAATCGCCGGCGGGCTGTTCAAGGAAACCGAGGAAAGCGTACCGATCGATATCGAGTTCACTTATGTACGCCAGGGATACCTCGAGAAAGCGAATGTCGATGTTATTCGCGAGATGGTCGATATGATCGACTCATATCGTAATTACGAATCCGACCAGCGGGCGATCCAGTTGATCGACGAGACACTGGCCCGCACAGTCAACGAGGTCGGTAAGGTCAAGTAAACATAGGAGGAGATTCATGATAAAGTCACTGAGAACGGCCGCCAGCGGCATGAGTGCACAACAGCTCAATGTCGATAATATCGCCAACAACCTGGCTAACGTAAACACGACCGGTTTCAAAAAAGCTAAAGTGGAATTTCAGGATGTGCTCTACCAGCGCATCAAGCAGGCCGGTGTGGCCAATGCCACCGGCGAAACCGTTCCGACCAACCTCGAGGTGGGTTACGGTGTCAAACCGGTTGCCACCACCCGCCAGTTCAAGATGGGTGAGATTCAGGCTACCGAGAATCCGCTCGATTTGGTGATCGAAGGGGATGGCTTCTTCCAGGTAACAATGCCGGACGGCACGCAGGCGTATACTCGCGACGGTTCGTTCAAGGTCAATGCAGATGGCCGTATCACTACATCCGACGGTTATTACCTGTATCCTGAAATCACCATCCCGGAAGATGCCGAGTCGATTTCATTTATGGCTGATGGCACGGTTTCTGTCATGCTCAACGGCCAGACTGATCCTTCTGAAATCGGTCAGCTCGAACTGGCCAGATTCATCAACCCGGCAGGTCTTTCAGCCATGGGCCATAACCTTTACAAGCCGACCGGGGCTTCCGGTGACGCCATCACCGCTGTACCGTCTGAAGAGGGCATGGGCAATATCCTTCAGGGGTACCTGGAACTCTCGAATGTCGATATCGTCAATGAAATGGTCAACATGATCATCGCCCAGCGAGCCTACGAGATCAACTCCAAGGCTATCTCGACATCCGACGAAATGTCACAGATCGCTAATAACCTGAAGCGTTAAACGGACTGATTGATGTCATGAAGACAAAATTTGGAATAGGAATACTTTTCATTTCATTGCTCCTTTCGACCGGCCTGGCCCGAGGGGGGACCATAGCCGATCGAATTACAGAGCATATCATCGAAACATTCGATTTCAATCCGAAGACCACCGAGATTATCGTCCGTCCGGAAATCGATACGATTTTTATTCCGGACTCGGTCGATGTGATCGTCAGTTGCCGTGAATATCCGGAACCGAGTGGACATTTTCCCCTCAAGGTGATCCTGCAACAGCCCAATGGTGCTTTGCGGACAATGTCGACAGCGGTCGATGTATTGTTTTACCGCGATGTGCTGGTGGCCAACCGCAGGGTAAAATCACGCCAGCCACTTTCCGAAAGCGATTTTGATATCGAGCGAGTCGAGATCAACA is part of the Candidatus Zixiibacteriota bacterium genome and encodes:
- the flgG gene encoding flagellar basal-body rod protein FlgG, translated to MIKSLRTAASGMSAQQLNVDNIANNLANVNTTGFKKAKVEFQDVLYQRIKQAGVANATGETVPTNLEVGYGVKPVATTRQFKMGEIQATENPLDLVIEGDGFFQVTMPDGTQAYTRDGSFKVNADGRITTSDGYYLYPEITIPEDAESISFMADGTVSVMLNGQTDPSEIGQLELARFINPAGLSAMGHNLYKPTGASGDAITAVPSEEGMGNILQGYLELSNVDIVNEMVNMIIAQRAYEINSKAISTSDEMSQIANNLKR
- the flgA gene encoding flagellar basal body P-ring formation protein FlgA, yielding MKTKFGIGILFISLLLSTGLARGGTIADRITEHIIETFDFNPKTTEIIVRPEIDTIFIPDSVDVIVSCREYPEPSGHFPLKVILQQPNGALRTMSTAVDVLFYRDVLVANRRVKSRQPLSESDFDIERVEINSLVRTPVDSYDRIKGMRSSRTISAGRVLTENMLEPEPVVKRGERVRILFKSGTLTVESYGTAKRDAIEGETVEVENNASGKKIYGRAVEGGVVLVEN
- the flgF gene encoding flagellar basal-body rod protein FlgF, whose translation is TAASGMAPRILKQEAIANNLANVNTPGYKRESVFLQQLTAAQARARKTEFEWQIPMVDQIYTDYSRGSLEHTGNPLNVAIDGDGFFVVQTPEGEAYTRSGSFHVDSEGRLVTADNLPVLCDAGEIVVSDENRDVKIAIDGNITIGDQELGRLRVADFEKPYKLEKIAGGLFKETEESVPIDIEFTYVRQGYLEKANVDVIREMVDMIDSYRNYESDQRAIQLIDETLARTVNEVGKVK